Genomic segment of Fusobacterium sp. SYSU M8D902:
ATTTTCCTCTATATTATATCACTTTTTCTTAAGGTTAGCTATACTTCTGTATAAACTCGTATATAATTTCTGCTGTAATTCCCCAAATTACCTCTTCTTGATAATTATAAAAGTATACATCTCTAAAATACCCAGTCCAAGAGTTTCCATACCTTTTAGGTAGTTTCAACTCACTAGGTGAAAACATAGGTATATTTTTCATCTCTATCTTTTCTATTCTCGGTTCATTCTCCTTAAAAAATTTAATTGGAACAAATAGGAGTTTCTCCACTTCACTTGTATTAAATCTCATCTCTTTTACATTTTTTATATTTAGTTGTCCAACATAGATATCTAGTAACATTCCTCTTGGTGTAATCAAACTACCAAATTTTCCCAGTATCTCTATCTTCTCTCTATCTATACCTAACTCTTCATAGGTTTCTCTACAAGCTGTGGTTTCTGTTGTTAAATCTGCTACATCATACTTTCCACCTGGAAATGAGATCTCTCCACCCTGTCTTATCTGTGAGGCTCTCTTCTCTAATACTATATACTCCTCTCCCTCTATCACAACCATAGCTATAAGAACTGCAGCTACAATATACTTCTCTTCTCCTATTATTGCATTCTTATTATCTGATAATAACTTCAAAAGTTTATTCTTCATATTTTCCCTCTTCAATCATTTTATATATAAATTTTATCATTTATATGTTACAAATTAAAGTGTTTATACAATTATTTTTCAAATATTTTTTGGACATAAAAAAAAGAGAAATACCTAGTATCTCCCTTTTTTATACATTAAAAATATTATTTTATCATACTTAAAAAATATTTATGTATAGATAAATCCTCAGTTAATTCTGGATGAAAAGATGTAGCAAGCATATTTCTCTCCCTCACTGCAACTATTTTCCCGTTAACTTTAGCTAAAATCTTTACTCCTTCACCAACAGTTTCAACATAAGGAGCTCTAATAAATGCCATTTTTATTTTATTCTCCATACCATTAAAATCTCCCAAGTATGAAAAACTACCTAATTGTCTTCCATAAGCATTTCTTCTTACTTCTATATCCATAGTTCCCAAATGACAAGTTTTATCATTATATAAATTTTTAGCTAATAAAATCATTCCAGAACAAGTTCCAAATACTGGCAATCCCTCTTCTATCATTCTTTTCAATTTCTCTAAAATTTTTAATTCTCTTAATAATTTTCCCATAGCAGTACTCTCTCCACCTGGTAAAATTATTCCATCTATATGATCTAAGTCCTCTTTAGTTTTCACATAGATATTTTCAACACCTAATTTTTCCAATCTCTGTCTATGCTCTAAAAAGGCTCCCTGTAAAGCTAATATTCCTATTCTCATTTTAATAACCTCTATCAGCCATTTTTTCATTTTGATTTAAACTATAAACATTTATTCCAACCATAGCTTCTCCTAAATCTTCTGATATTTCTGCCAATATTTTAGGATTATTATAATTTGTGACAGCTTTTACTATTGCTGCAGCTCTTTTAGCAGGATCTCCAGATTTAAATATCCCTGAGCCCACAAAAACACCATCACAACCTAACTGCATCATTAAAGCCGCATCTGCTGGAGTAGCAACTCCTCCAGCTGCAAAATTTACAACTGGTAACTTCTTATTTTCATACACATACTTTAATAACTCATAAGGAACTCCTAATTCTTTGGCTATATTATATAGTTCTGATTCAGCCACTGAACTTATTCTTCTTATCTCTTCATTCATTCTTCTCATATGTTTGACAGCTTCAATTATATCTCCTGTTCCTGGTTCCCCCTTAGTTCTTATCATGCTAGCTCCCTCTTGTATTCTTCTAAGAGCCTCACCTAGATTTTTTGCTCCACAAACAAAAGGAACTCTAAATTTAGTTTTATCTATGTGATATCTATCATCTGCTGGAGTTAAAACTTCACTTTCATCTATATAATCTACCTCTAAAGCCTCTAATATTTGAGCTTCAACAAAATGTCCAATCCTTACTTTTGCCATAACAGGAATTGAAACTGCTGCTTGAATCTCTTTTATCATTTTAGGATCTGACATTCTTGCTACACCACCAGCTTTTCTAATATCTGCCGGTACTCTCTCTAAAGCCATTACTGCACAAGCTCCTGCTTTTTCTGCTATAATTGCTTCAGCTGGAGTAGTAACATCCATTATAACTCCACCTTTTAACATTTGTGCCAAGTTCTTATTTAATTCATGTCTTTCCATAATAATCCCCCTTTATTTTTTTTGAAAATTTTATTATAATTAAGATACAAGTATTAATATAATCTACAATTTTATTATTACATATTAAATACATAAATTCAATTTATTCATCTAAAATTGTATCGGTACACTTTTAAATGGATAAAGAAATAAATTAGTAAATAGGAGTATAAATTTATGGATAAATTGATCTTAGAAGATGGTGATACCCTTTATCTTAAATTATATAATTTCTTAAAAAAAGATATTGAAAGTGAAAAATTGACTTATAAACTCCCTTCAATTAGGAAATTAGCTAAAAAATTTAAAGTTAGTAATTTTACTGTAATTAAAGCTTACGAATTATTAGAAAAAAATGCTTATGTTTTCTCTAAAAAAGGGAGTGGTTTCTATATAAAATATAATAGAAATAATCACTTTTTTTATCCAGAAGATTATATGATAAATGAAGAGTTTAAATACAATTATTTTACTGACAACTGTAACATTGATTTTTCTTCAGCTTCACCTAAAAGCAATTTTTTTCCTATAGATATTTTAAAAAGTACCATCAATTCTATATTAGACACTCAAGGTGAAAAAGCGCTTCTCTATGAGCTCCCACAAGGAAATATTGAGTTTAGAAAATGTATCTTAAAAACATTAAAAACTATGGATATAGAAACAAAACTTGAAAATATACAGATAATCTCTGGAGCTCAACAAGGAATCAATTTAATTAGCCAAGTTCTTATCCAAAATAATGATATCGTAATTGTTGAAGATCCCACTTATAAAGGAGCAATTAATAGTTTTAAAGAAAAAGGAGCAATAATCGAAAGAATTCCTCTTGATAAAGATGGAATTAATATAGAATTATTAGAAAACTTTTTAAAATATAACCAAATTAGACTACTATATATAATTCCTATATTCCAAAATCCTACTGGAATAACTCTATCTCAGGAAAAAAAATACAAACTTTTAAATTTAGCAGAAAAATATAACTTCTATATTATTGAAGATGATAGTAGCTCTGAACTTTATTTTAAAGACAAAATCTTTCCACTTAAAAGTTTAGATAATAAAGATAGAGTTATTTTTATAAAAAGTTACTCCAAAATTTTTATGCCTGGATTTAGAATAGGATTTATGATTGTTCCACCATCAATAGTTTCTGAAGTAATCAGAACAAAGTATTCTACAGATATTTCCACCTCTGGATTAAATCAAAGAATTTTTCAATATTTTCTAGAAAATAACATTTGGATGGACTATATCTTTAAACTCAGAAAAGAGTACTCTATAAAACAAGAGTTACTCTTTAATGAACTTTCAACAATTACAGAAATTAGTTTTAACAAACCTCAAGGTGGTTTATCTTTTTGGATAAAACTTCCTCCTAATATCACTGGAGAAGCCATATATTTCAAACTTATAAAAGAAGGTGTCAGGATTATTCCTGGTGTTGTTTTTTCTATAAATTATTCAACCTATTTGCGTTTAAGTTTTGCCCAATGTAATTCTAATCAAATAAAAAAAGGAATAAAGTTGTTTAAAAAAGTGCTTTCTGAGCTAATTAATATTAATTAGTATAGAAAAATAAAAGGATGTCACAAATTATTATTGTAACATCCTTTTTATTGATATTAGTTATTTAGTTCCAAATATTCTATCTCCACAATCTCCTAGTCCTGGATAAATATACCCTTCAGCTGTTAAACCTTGGTCTATTTTAGCTGTGTATATAGCTACATCTGGATGTTTATTTAAAAGTTTTGCAATTCCTTCTGGAGCAGCAACAAGACACATAAATATAATATCTTTTACTCCTTGATTTTTTAAATAGTCTATTGCATATACAGCAGATCCTCCTGTTGCTAACATAGGATCAACTACTATTACTTTTCTTGAAGTTATATCTACAGGAAGTTTACAATAGTAATATACAGGTTCTAATGTCTCTTCGTTTCTATATACTCCTATATGTCCAACTTTAGCTGTTGGCATAAGATCTAGTATTCCATCTGTCATTCCTAATCCAGCTCTTAATATTGGTATGATTGCCAATCTATCTTGTAATTCACAACCTGTTGTTGTCATAAGAGGTGTTGTAACTTCTTTATCTTGTAATTTTAAATTTTTTGTTGCCTCATATGTCATAAGTTTAGCAATCTCATTTAAATTTTCTCTAAATGATTTAGTGTCAGTATCTACACTTCTCATCAATGTTAATTTATGCTGAATTAATGGGTGATTAATCTCTATTACCGCCATGTCATTCCTCCTTAAATATATTTTTATAAAAAAAGTAGGATATTAACCCTACTTTCCTTTAATAAACTATTTTTTGATGCTATATTTTTTATTGAATTTGTCAACTCTTCCAGCTGCATCGATAAATTTAGCCTTTCCAGTATAGAATGGATGGCATTTTGAACATACTGCTACTTTAAGTTCGCTCCCTTTAGCATATGTTGATCTTGTTTCAAATTTTTCTCCACAAGTACACTCAACAGTTACTACATTATATTGTGGATGAATTCCGTTTCTCATATTTTCACCTTCCTACAAAAATTTTTCTTAATATCGAAGTTATTTTATCATACTTCTCAATTTTGTGCAACTATTTTTTGTTTGTTTCAAAAAAAAATTGTAAAATTTTAATTTATGAGCTAAGATATCTCTATGAATACATTTCAGGAGGAAAAGTGTGGCAAAAAAAATTTATGCATATTTCTTAGAAAAGGAAAATAAAAGTGGAATAGTTGAAACTTGGGATGAATGTAAGTTAATTGTATCTGGAAAAAAAGCGAGATATAAATCTTTTCCAACTATTGCAGAGGGGAAACTTTGGTTATCCAATGGAGCTAACTATGAAAAAAAAGCTGAAATAAAGAGAGAGATTCAAAAAAATCTTTCTTCTGGAATATATTTTGATGCTGGAACTGGTAGAGGTATTGGAGTAGAAACAAGGGTAACTGATGAAAGTGGAAAATCTTTATTACATCATAATACATTAGGATATCCAACTAATGAGTTTGATAATATCTATCTTGGAAAAGAAAAAACTAATAACTTTGGTGAATTATTGGGTCTTTTACTAGCTATTGATATTGCAACAGAATTAAATTATAAAAATATCTATGGAGATAGTAATTTAGTTCTCTATTTCTGGTCAAAAGGTATGTATAAGAGAGATAATTTGGCACCAGAGACAGTGGAGCTGATCTTAAGGGTTATAAGAGCTAGAAAAATCTTTGAAAACAATGGTGGAAATATTCACTATATTTCTGGAGATTATAATCCTGCAGATTTAGGATTCCACAGATAAAGGGGGAATTTTGGTATGGAGAATTTTAAGGTTTTTAGTAGTGAACATTTTTGGATAATTTTTTCCAATGTTTTATTTTTTATTTTTTTAATAATTATTGCTAACTTTTTTAATAAAAAACGAT
This window contains:
- a CDS encoding ribonuclease H family protein, with the translated sequence MAKKIYAYFLEKENKSGIVETWDECKLIVSGKKARYKSFPTIAEGKLWLSNGANYEKKAEIKREIQKNLSSGIYFDAGTGRGIGVETRVTDESGKSLLHHNTLGYPTNEFDNIYLGKEKTNNFGELLGLLLAIDIATELNYKNIYGDSNLVLYFWSKGMYKRDNLAPETVELILRVIRARKIFENNGGNIHYISGDYNPADLGFHR
- the pdxS gene encoding pyridoxal 5'-phosphate synthase lyase subunit PdxS; the protein is MERHELNKNLAQMLKGGVIMDVTTPAEAIIAEKAGACAVMALERVPADIRKAGGVARMSDPKMIKEIQAAVSIPVMAKVRIGHFVEAQILEALEVDYIDESEVLTPADDRYHIDKTKFRVPFVCGAKNLGEALRRIQEGASMIRTKGEPGTGDIIEAVKHMRRMNEEIRRISSVAESELYNIAKELGVPYELLKYVYENKKLPVVNFAAGGVATPADAALMMQLGCDGVFVGSGIFKSGDPAKRAAAIVKAVTNYNNPKILAEISEDLGEAMVGINVYSLNQNEKMADRGY
- a CDS encoding PLP-dependent aminotransferase family protein yields the protein MDKLILEDGDTLYLKLYNFLKKDIESEKLTYKLPSIRKLAKKFKVSNFTVIKAYELLEKNAYVFSKKGSGFYIKYNRNNHFFYPEDYMINEEFKYNYFTDNCNIDFSSASPKSNFFPIDILKSTINSILDTQGEKALLYELPQGNIEFRKCILKTLKTMDIETKLENIQIISGAQQGINLISQVLIQNNDIVIVEDPTYKGAINSFKEKGAIIERIPLDKDGINIELLENFLKYNQIRLLYIIPIFQNPTGITLSQEKKYKLLNLAEKYNFYIIEDDSSSELYFKDKIFPLKSLDNKDRVIFIKSYSKIFMPGFRIGFMIVPPSIVSEVIRTKYSTDISTSGLNQRIFQYFLENNIWMDYIFKLRKEYSIKQELLFNELSTITEISFNKPQGGLSFWIKLPPNITGEAIYFKLIKEGVRIIPGVVFSINYSTYLRLSFAQCNSNQIKKGIKLFKKVLSELININ
- the upp gene encoding uracil phosphoribosyltransferase translates to MAVIEINHPLIQHKLTLMRSVDTDTKSFRENLNEIAKLMTYEATKNLKLQDKEVTTPLMTTTGCELQDRLAIIPILRAGLGMTDGILDLMPTAKVGHIGVYRNEETLEPVYYYCKLPVDITSRKVIVVDPMLATGGSAVYAIDYLKNQGVKDIIFMCLVAAPEGIAKLLNKHPDVAIYTAKIDQGLTAEGYIYPGLGDCGDRIFGTK
- a CDS encoding CoA pyrophosphatase; translation: MKNKLLKLLSDNKNAIIGEEKYIVAAVLIAMVVIEGEEYIVLEKRASQIRQGGEISFPGGKYDVADLTTETTACRETYEELGIDREKIEILGKFGSLITPRGMLLDIYVGQLNIKNVKEMRFNTSEVEKLLFVPIKFFKENEPRIEKIEMKNIPMFSPSELKLPKRYGNSWTGYFRDVYFYNYQEEVIWGITAEIIYEFIQKYS
- the rpmE gene encoding 50S ribosomal protein L31 is translated as MRNGIHPQYNVVTVECTCGEKFETRSTYAKGSELKVAVCSKCHPFYTGKAKFIDAAGRVDKFNKKYSIKK
- the pdxT gene encoding pyridoxal 5'-phosphate synthase glutaminase subunit PdxT gives rise to the protein MRIGILALQGAFLEHRQRLEKLGVENIYVKTKEDLDHIDGIILPGGESTAMGKLLRELKILEKLKRMIEEGLPVFGTCSGMILLAKNLYNDKTCHLGTMDIEVRRNAYGRQLGSFSYLGDFNGMENKIKMAFIRAPYVETVGEGVKILAKVNGKIVAVRERNMLATSFHPELTEDLSIHKYFLSMIK